GGGTATCTGCACCTCCCTTCACCCCAGTGGCCCCAAACACTAGCTCGTTACGGGACTCTACACCTGTGCCATACACACTGGAACACATGCTCACTTATCTTCCCGCCTCTCCGCCTACTCCTCTCGCCCCTCCCCCATAGCCCTTATAGCCACATCCTGCAAGGAAAAACCCCAGACTCCTGTGAAGGCAGAGCCCAGACAAGGATGTATGTGTGGGTCCAGCAGCCCACAGCACTTCTGCTCCTGGGACTCACACTTGGGGTTTCATTCAGGCTCAACTGTGTTGAAGATACGTACCCCAGTGGTCACAGGTGCTGTCATGAGTGCCAGCCAGGTGAGCGGCCCTGCTTTGGGATGTAGTGGCGGAGTGGGGGAGGGATGATTGTTGGGGGACAATGATGGAGACACAGGTAGAGATATTCTAGGGGGCGGGACGGGTAAGTGAATTCAGGTGATATCAGATGATGCTCCCAGGTCTGAGACAGCCAACCAAAAGGCTGGTTCTGTAGGAGTCAGGGTGCTGTGTCTCCACCGTCCTGGGCCTTAGCTGACCTGTTTAACTTTCTGGGCTCCACTCCAGGCAACGGTATGGTGAGCCGCTGTGATGCCAACAGGGACACTGTATGCCACCCGTGTGAACCTGGCTTCTACAACGAGGCAGTCAATTATGAAAGCTGCAAGCAGTGTACACAGTGCAACCAACGTGAGCTCCTCCTACCCTGACTCACTGTCCAGCCCAGCAAGGAAGTAGCTGCACCAATGGGTGCCCATATTTCCCATATGATTTCAGAACTAACTCCAAGCCATGATGAATCCTGTTCACTAAGGGTTCCTTAGTAGCCAGGGAATTTCTCAGGGGACACTTCTGTCCTCTGCGGTGAAGGCTCAGCCAGGGCCTCTTAGAACTGGGCCTTGCCCAAGCTGTCCTAGTGGGTAAGGCCCGATGTGGATGTTGAGAGTACCTTTCTGATTCAGATGCTCTAGGCTGGAGACAGGTTGGGGAAGGGCAGAAAAGGGAGGCCACAGCTGCCCTGTGCTAGCTCAGTAGCTTTCTACAGGGCTTTATGACCAGGAAGAACAGAGTAGCCAGAGAGAGGGTCTTAGGAGAGAAGAAGCCTGAAGTCAGGCTGCAGAGTTCCCTCAGCTTCAACTTTGTTCCTGCACCACTGGGGATGGCAAGTCCATTTTACCCTGCCTTGTGCGTTGGTCAGGGCTAGTTAAGCCGCATTCACAGTCTCTATTTCATCTTCCCTAGGAAGTGGGAGTGAACTCAAGCAGAATTGCACACCAACTCAGGATACTGTCTGCCAGTGCAAGCCAGGCACCCAGCCCCGGCAAGACAGCAGCCACAAACTTGGAGTTGGTGAGCCTCAGGGTGGCCCCCTACACCAGGCAGGTTCATGTCTGTCCATGGCCGGTGTGTGCGAGGTGGTCAGGATCCATGTGTGTTGATGCCCTTCATGATAATGGTATAAAAACAAGCCGTGTTCCCACTTGGTACATTGTTACTTCTCCCAGCATCTATCTAGTCTTGGCCAAAAGCCCCTCTCCCATTGGGTCATGTCAAGACTTGGGTCAGTGCCAGTGGGAGGCACATGGGAAGGAAGGAGCTTGCAGAGACCAAGATTCCCATGCACTGGCACTGGAGAGTGAGCCTTAACACTGTTCCCCACTTCAGGCCCCGCCTCCAGCAGCCTCAACATCTAGGGCCCACCTAGTAGCATCAGAGAGTTGACTTATGTCTTTGCTGCAGACTGTGTCCCCTGTCCTCCTGGCCACTTTTCTCCAGGCAACAACCAGGCCTGCAAGCCCTGGACTAAGTGAGTATTGTGGCTGGCTGGAACACTGAGGACTGGGGGTGTGGAAGGGATGGAATCAGAAAGGTTTGGGCATTTAAGAGCTGGTGTCTAGATGACTAAGTGACGGACCAGGGGATCTTCTGACATCTTCCCTTCAACACAGCCCCTGTGGGGAGCCCTGGAAGTGGAGTGGGACATGGGAGATTCTAGTCCAGGCTGTAGAAACATGTTTGCTCTCAAGTTGTGGTTCTTCAGAGGGCTGGAGAAGTACCAGGAGGGTTTTGAGAGCGCAGAACCTCATGTAGAAGCAGGACAAGGatagacagaaacagacacagatgTATGGCTTGGGGTGGAGGACTTGGCAGAGTTGAGGATGACCCAGTGCAACTTCCACCATTGTCTCTAGCTAATGGATACACTCACCCCACAGCTGCACCCTATCTGGGAAGCAGACCCAGCACCCAGCCAGTCCCAGCTTGGACGCAGTCTGTGAGGACAGAAGCCTCCCAGCCACAGTGCTCTGGGAGACCCAGGGCTCTACAGTCGCGCCAACCACTGTCCAGTCCACCACAGTCTGGCCCAGGACTTCTCAGTTGCTCTCTACATCCACCCAGGTGGCTCCTAGGGGTAAGGGACACTGGCccagtggaagggaggggagaggaggtgagggagagtGAGTGCACTCAGTTAGGCTCTCCTCATAGGCCCAGTATTCACTGGTTTCCTAGGCCTAGGCCTGGGCCTGCTGGCTCCCTTGACTGTGCTGCTGGCCTTGTACCTTCTCCGAAGGGCTTGGAGGTTGTCTGATGCTCCCAAACCCTACTGTGAGTACCCGCTGTGGacttaataaagcttgcttcctAGAGGGATGAGATATATCTCCTCACTGCTTCTCCCTTCTTTGCTTCTCCTAGGGGGAAACAGCTTCAGGATCCCCATCCAGGAGGAACAAGCTGACACACACTTTACTCTGGCCAAGATCTGAACAGCACCTCAGGAAAGGGTTTGATGGAGCATGGACAGCCTATATCCTGGTGCCTGCCAGTACCCTCCACACCGTTCTAGGTGCCGGGCTGGCTTTGGGCTCTCCTATGTATGCTATGCATACTGCCTGCCTGGTGGAACCACCAATAAACATGCTAGCAACTGTGAGTCTGTGACTGGCACTAGGGGGCTGAGGTTGCATCCTCTTCTGGTGGGGGAAGAGTCTTAGGCCAAGGTGAAGGTCTGCTCAGAGACTCACACTAAGTCATGTTTTCTCCAGTGTGAACAGGGGTATGAAGTACGGGAGGTCTGAAGTGCCAAGGGGATGGTACTAGGGGAGCCAACTGGCGGCTTGGTGAGCAGTCCAGAGTCTGTGCTTCAAGGCAGCGGCTTTTAACCTTCCTAACACTTCCTAACACTTCAACCCTcgtgttgtagtgacccccccagcataaaattatttttgttgctacttcataactgtaattttgttactgctatgaattgtaatgtaaatgtttttggagacagagtttcaccaAAGGGGTCACagctcacaggttgagaagcactgctctaagGGGACCTAAGAGTCTTAGCCAAAAGGAAAGCACCCTGGCAAACAGCTTGAGTATCCTGATCACCAGAGGGGCTCATGAACCATTGTGCCCCTTTTGACCTCTGTGACTCAGGCAGATACATGGGTGGCTATGGAAAACTGGTCTGCTTCTTGAGCCAAACCTCGTCTGTCCTGAGATTATTCCTCTAGAAACAAATGTTCTCTGGCAAGAATATGGACACTTTGAAGACCCAGGGTCTTATGCTGCGCTCTGGGAGTTCTGGGAGCGGCAACGGCTGTGTTGCTCAAAGAGCACAGGGACCCAAAAGCTCAATGAACTCCAGGCAGACGGTGCCAAACTGCTCTTGGAGATAGTCAAGCGGTCATGCCTGATCATGCAAGTGAAACCAGAGAGCCCAAACTGGTGTCATGTGATAGATGTTAAAAGTCACTAGATGGCCAAGcttggtggtgtatgcctttaatcccaacattgagaaggcagaagcaggaggatctctgtgagttcgaggccagcctaatccacatagcaagttccaggttgaccagagctacatagtgagaccctgtctcaaataaaagtaaaaaaaaaaaaaaaaggaaggaaaagaaaaaagaaaagaaaaaaccccaaaaaagaaaggagtCACCAGACATCCTGGTGCAGGGGGTGGTGCCAGGCTGTGTCAACTGCACTTTGAGGAGGCATAGGAACCATAAGGAGCTATAAAGATAACTGTTTCCTTGTTTCCTGCCCCTTGCCACCATGAGGCCACCGGCCTGACATTAAAGTAACACCTGTTACCCCTCCCATCTTTTACTTGATCTGCCTGTGGTCGGATatagtatttttgtttctttgtgttttgagatagggtttctctgtgtaaccccggttattctggaactcactctgtagatcaggctggccttgaactcagagatccgcctgcctcttcctcccaagtcctgggataaaaggcgtgtgccaccacctccagacCAGATATGATGATCTTCATCTGCATGGTGGGGCACCCTATTACTTATAGCCCAAGTCACTGAGACCCCCATGGGTTGGCTGGATAAAACTATCTCTGATCCTGGttcccttcccatctctctccattctctgacAACATCCAGCTGCCTGCAGCCAAAGGAAACACCCACTGAACTACTAAATGCCCTTCACTGGGTGCTTGCACAACCAACCACACCTGAAGCCGGGGGATGGAGCCATAGGCCAATTGGCAGCCCCCACCCCATAGAGAAGTCCATCctagagaggagggggggaggaagaatGCTATGGGGCTTGGGAGGTTAGAGCTGATAGGAAAGAGGTTTTATTCCCAGTCTAGGCAGGCCATACCTATGCCCCCTCCCTACTGGACACAGGTCTCCAGTTTTCATGCGGTCTCCTGCTCATTTGGGGGCTCCTTGGGTCCCTTCCTGGGTTACATACCCATGACCCCACCTGCACAGATACtgggtttattttctcttcattctgatGCTGTCCCAAAGTGTATTCTCTATCCCCCCTCATCTCAAAAACTCCCCAACTACCTGTGTTGCTCTCCCCATCTCAGTCTGGGAGTTCCAGGGTCAAACTGCCTGGAACATCCTCACCGAGGCCTGTGAAACAAACCACATGGAAATACAAACACAAGGagctgcacataaaataaaggagaTAGCAGCGAGCAGATAAAAATCACCTCTGCCCACTGTCTGGTTACGGAAGCTGCTTGTTCTTGGCAGTTCCTTGCAGTGGGTACCTAGAAGTGGGTAGGACAGGAAGTCTGACATAGGTGCTGACATTTACTGATGTCATCTGCATGAAAACATCTCCCTAGGTATATgacctgtgtctttttatctttGTGATCTGTGTGTGGTTGTCTCCTGGAAAGAACCTCTATGAAGCTCATTAGCAGCTTGTAGCCTTGCAAGTCTCTGTCAAGCAGACCTTGCCCATGGCTGAGCTCGGATACAACACCAAGGCAAAAATTCCCAAGGGACACCTTCAAGGTACAATGCATGGCAGTGTTTTGGAGGTGAGTGCTTTGTTATCTCTCCCCCGTGGAAGAGGCCATTGCCTAGAGAACAGGGATCCCCCGTGTGAGAATATCATGGCTGGCAGGGGATTCCATGTGTATACCATGAACTCACCAGGCTTGGGGTAATACTATGAATGCGTGGTCCCGGCTGACCttctagatttttgtttgtttgagatagggtctctctccataactctggctgtcctattcactatatagtccaggctaacctcaaacttagagagccacctgtctctgcctcctgagtgccgtaATAAAGGTGTGTCCCACTATGTCCAGCCCCAAATATGGAATGATTCACAGATTTTTCTGTCATCCTTACACAGGGGCTATGTTAATTTTTGTATTGTTCCAGTTTCTATGTATGCTTCCAAAGTGAGCGCTCccgtaattttttttaaatggttagGAGCATAGGCAATATTGCCCTCAGTATCTTTATGTGGAGCCAAGGCACGCGGTTTCCCTTCTGCCCTTGTACTCAGACCCACTTCCTTGGCCTGGAGCTGTTTCTCGAAGGAGAGGTTCTGCTAAGGCTGGCCCAGAGTGGACTACCCagagtcccctccccccaccccggcaGTGACCAGGGCTGCCTCTCAGGAGGCTTACacacctgaggcaggagaacagtAGGAGTTGCACAGCTGGTAACCTGTAACATTTCCtacttcctcagcctcctccaaCAGCATCTTAAAAGGGTGTCAACAATCACAGAGGTCTCCACACCTTCCATTTGTGGGTACCCACAAGTTCAGAGATGCCCATATTCACCTCCAACACTCCCCAAAGTCCTCACCATGTTTCCCTGTACTTAGTTTCAGCTGGAAGATGTGGGAAGTGGGGCTGAACAATCCAGAAAGGCTTTCCTGTAGAGGCAGGGTTCCAGAACCTGTTAGTGACTGCACGAGGAAAatgaggctcagaaagacaatACAGTCTCCCCATGAGGAAGAGGCCCAGAAGGCTCCATCAGGGAGTCCTTTTATCTAGAATTGTGTGAGGAGGTGAACAAAAGTGGCTCCAGAGACAGCCAAGAGATCCAAGCTGGAACTTCCAGGCTGGATCTGGGCAGGACATACTGTTCTTGGCTTCAGGCGCCTTCTAGGAATGCCCAGCTTATGGCGACTTTCTCCGAAAGGCATATAAGCTCTGGGCTCCCCTCACTGGCTCTCTGGGGTGGAAAGGAGGAGTTTTACACAATAAAGGGTACCCTCAAGCAGCCTGTGTGAATGAGGATCCTTTTCCTCTGCAGCCTGTCCTGGGTGTGTCTGCTGGAGTTGGAAGAGGCTCGCTGGGGTTCAGGAGGTGTCAAGGAAGATGAT
Above is a window of Microtus ochrogaster isolate Prairie Vole_2 unplaced genomic scaffold, MicOch1.0 UNK38, whole genome shotgun sequence DNA encoding:
- the Tnfrsf4 gene encoding tumor necrosis factor receptor superfamily member 4, which produces MYVWVQQPTALLLLGLTLGVSFRLNCVEDTYPSGHRCCHECQPGNGMVSRCDANRDTVCHPCEPGFYNEAVNYESCKQCTQCNQRSGSELKQNCTPTQDTVCQCKPGTQPRQDSSHKLGVDCVPCPPGHFSPGNNQACKPWTNCTLSGKQTQHPASPSLDAVCEDRSLPATVLWETQGSTVAPTTVQSTTVWPRTSQLLSTSTQVAPRGPVFTGFLGLGLGLLAPLTVLLALYLLRRAWRLSDAPKPYWGNSFRIPIQEEQADTHFTLAKI